The genomic DNA GGTTTCGCCGGATCGGCTTGGAATGGCAGCTCCCAGGGCAATGCCTTCCATCGATCTCGATGGTTTGGTTAAATAAAATCAAGCATTGAACGATTGTTTCCGAAGTAATAAAATCGGAATCCAATTGGCGTTGTGAAAATGACGCAACAGTTTTTGAAGACATGCGGGCGTGGCGGAATTGGCAGACGCGCAAGATTCAGGTTCTTGTTCTCGCAAGGGAGTGGAGGTTCGATTCCTCTCGCCCGCACTATTCTTAAACTCTTTCTTGGTCGCAGATGAAACTTGTCGTCCTCCACAATCACTTTGATCGTGGCGATGTCACGCAAGTGGTTCTAAATCATCTGCAAGCTTTGGCCGCCAGCGAGCTTCCGATCGATCGAGTGTTGTTGCTGCACGGTGGTCGCGACGCGGGCCTTTCCGATTTGCAAAGCCTTCGTTTCCCCGTCGATGCGATTTCAGTCGACGCTCTCTCGGATGATTCTTCGTCGATCGATCAGTCACAGGCTTTGACCGACCAGATCGCCCAAGCGATCACCGCTGCCGGTGGATCTCGCGACGACACCCTGCTCCATTTTCATAACCACAGCCTCGGTGAGCACCTGTTGCTTCCCGAAGCTGTCGCCCAGCTGGCCGAAGCGGGCTGGCCGATCGTATTGCAGATCCACGATTTTGCTGAAGACTATTCGTCCGCAAACTATCAACGCTGGATCCCGTCGCTCGCTGCGCAGACGCCCGATGCGGTCGAACGCCATCTCTATCCGCAAGCTCCCAATTTGCATTACGTCGCTGCGACGCAGCGCGATCGCAGTCTGTTGTCGTCGCTGGGCGTTGCTGATACTGCTTTGCATCGATTGCCCCCGATCGCGCCGGCGATTCTTGAAAGCCAACTCGATCAAGCGGCTGCGAAACGCAAGTTGACCGCGGCGTTGGATCTCGATGCGGACAAGCCGCTGGGGATCTATCCGGCATGTGGCAGCCGAGCCAAGAATATCGGCGAACTGCTGCTGTGGAGTGCGGTTTGCGACGAGGCAACGTTTGCGATCGCGGCGCCCCCCACCGATCCGATCGATCAAAAGATGTACGCGATGTGGTCGACTTTCGCCCGCAACCAGCAACTGCCGGTGCGATTCGACGCGGAGCTTGTCGAAGGTATCTCGCGAGCCGAATTGCTGGCCGCTGCCGATTTCTTGTTCACGTCGAGCGTCGCCGAAAACGGAGCGTCTGTTTTCCTGGAAGCCATGTTGGCCGGATGCCCGCTGCGAGGTCGCGACCTTCCAGCGGTGACCGACGATCTCCGCGCCGCGGGTTGTGAATTCCCCGGCCTTGCCCCGTCGCTTTCGATCCCGGCTGCTGTGATCGGGCAATCGGCTCAGCCACAGATCTGGGAAGCCTATTGTGCCGCGTGGGGTTGGTTGCCCGACGGATTTATCGACGCCTTGGACTTGGAGTCGGTCGATCGCGGTCCGATCGTCGGCGACATCGATTTTGCCCGTTTGCCGATCGGTCTGCAGGCGCGAGCGATCGTCGCGGCGAAATCCGATCGCAAGCTGGCTGGCCAAATTCGCGACGCCAATCCCATCATGCACGACCTGCCCGCAGCACCCGGCGACCCGCAGCCGCATCTCGCTGCCAACGCGCAGCGAGCGGCCGAAGCGTTCAACGAATCGGCGCTCGTCGATCGGTTGACGCAAATCTATCGAGCCGCCTTGCAGAGCGATCGCGATGCCGGAACGACGGCTCCCACCAGCGCCGGGCGTTTGTTCGTTCAGTTGGCCAGCTACGAAGCCTTTACGCCGTGTCGCACGATCGAATTGTGATCGCTTGACGTCACTGCGATACCGCCACCTGCACGGCCCTCCCCGAACCTCGCTGCGCTGGTTCGACCCTCCCATGCAAACTGCGTTTGCGGGAGGGTGAAGCGTTCCACTTCACTCGCTCGGCGGAGCCGGGAGGGTGAAACGCGATGTAAGCAGCTGTGTATTGCACCCTCTCGGGCGGAGCCTGGGAGGGTCGGAAAACGAGGGTTTAGCAAGTTTTTCGGGGAGGGCGTTACGACGGATCAAAGACCGCAGGGCACGGTTCCGCGCTTGAGCTGCCTGAAAAATTGGTCGGTGAAAACTGAAAATGCTCGAAACCGATCGGCTTGGCTGGTACTTTGGTGCCTTGAGAAAACACCTCCAATTCATTGATATCCGTGAGTTCCCAACATGCCTCGCCCCTTGATATTCGCTCTGCTTCCACTGATCTGCTGTTTGACATGCTTTGCCCACCGCGCCCGTGCCGATGATTCGCTTACCCTCGATCCGGCGAATTCAATCCTTCGCGGTGATTTCCAGAATGCGCGGATTCTGTTCGAACGAGAGCATCGTGGGCACGTCGCCTTCATCGGCGGATCGATCACCGAAATGAACGGCTATCGCCCGATGGTGATGGAGTCGCTGCAGGAACGTTTTCCCGATACCAAGTTCAAGTTCACCGACGCCGGAATTTCGTCGACCTGTTCAACGACCGGCGCCTTCCGGCTGCAACGCGATGTATTGGACAAGGGGCCCGTCGATCTGTTTTTTGTCGAATTCGCCGTCAACGACGATCAGGACGCGATGCACTCGCGCGACGCCGCGATTCGCGGGATGGAGGGGATCATTCGCCACGCCCGATTGCACAATCCAAACGCCGATATCGTGCTGACCTACTTTGTGAATCCGGGAATGTTGGCCACGTCGCAGCAGCAGAAAACTCCGCTCTCGATCGCCGCTCATGAAGCGGTTGCCGAACATTATAAGATCCCCGCGATTCGACTGGCTCGACAGGTTGCCAGCAGCATCTCCGCGGGCGATCTCAGCTGGGAAGTTTACGGTGGCACGCATCCCAAACCGGCGGGAAATCGGATCGCCGCTGATCTGATCGACCAATTGATGGATGTCGCTTGGAAAGGTGACAGGAATGCAAAGGGCGCGAACATCATGCCTCATCCGTTGCCCGAGCCGATGGATGTGGACAGCTACTTCCGCGGCCGATTGTTGGACGTCGCTGACGCCGATCTGACGGCAAAAGCGACGGTCAAGATTCCCGGTTGGGATGCGATTCCCGGGGGCAAGCGAAGCCGCTTCACCAGCGAACGGCTGTTGTGTCTGGAGGGTGCGGGAGCGGAATGCTCGTTGAAATTCAGCGGCACGGCGATCGGAGCTTATGTGTTGGCGGGACCCGATGCGGCAACGGTCGAAGTGAGTATCGACGGCGGCGCTTTCCAGCCGGTCGAACTCTACCACCATCACAGCAAAGGGCTGCACTACCCGCGGACAGTGATGTTCGCCACCGATTTAAGGAACGACTCGCATCAGATCAAATTGAGAGTTGCTGCGTCGCCGGAGCATCCCGAACGGCAGGTCGCGCGGATCTTAAACTTCGTCGCCAATTGATCTGGTTTGGATTGTTTTGCCACGAACTAGCCGGCGACCTCAGGGATCGGGGACCGCTGTGCGACGGGCAGGTAGAGCGTTAGCGCAGCGGCGGCCAGCACCAGCGCGGTCGAGGTCCATAGGCATCCGGGCAATCCGCCGACCAGAAACATCACGCCCGACAAAAGCGTTCCGACTAGCCGACCGCAGGCGTTGGCCATGTAGTAGAAGCCGACGTTTAAGGCGACTTTGTCGGAGTCGGTGTAGGCGAGGATGAGGTAAGACTGAACCGATGAATTGACGGCGAACACAAATCCGAAAACGGTGAGTCCGATCAGGATGCTGGCCGACGGATGGAAGTTCATTTGGATCGCAAGGGACAGCAACAGCGAGACCAGAAACAGCGCGAAGCCCCAGGTCTGAGCAGCGCGGGCGGCGCCGGCTGATCGGTTGATGAATCGAGGGGCCGACGCCTGCACGATTCCATATCCGATCACCCAAGCAGCCAGGAAGCCGCCGACTCCGGCATCGCTCCAACCGAGCTGCGATGCGAGGAAGACGGGCAGACCGACGACGAACCAAACATCGCGTGCTCCAAACAGGAAGAACCTCGCGAACGATAGGATGTTGATCTCGCGGCTCTTGGAGAACAGCTCGCGAAACTTGACCTTCGCCTTGGTCTTCCCCATATCCGCTTTTAGCATGGCGGCCGATAGTACCAGCACCACCGCCAACGCGGCGGCCATCGCCCGCAGCGATGGGGCGAACCCAAGCCACTGCAGCAGCACGCCGCCGAGCAGGAAGCCGAACCCTTTGAGTGCGTTTTTGCTGCCGGTGAGGATGGCGACCCATTTGAACAACCGCGACTCGGTCTCCGCCGCATCGCTCCCCTGTACGATCAGCTTGACCGCGCTTTTGGAGCTCATCTTCGTCAGATCTTTCGCCACCCCGGAGATCGCTTGGCTGGTCATCACATAAGCGACCGAAAGCCATGCGACCCAGTCCTGTTGGACAAACGAAAGCATCGTCAGGGCGACGATCTGCGACGCCAAGCCGGCAAACAGCGTCACGCGCAGGCCGTATCGTGCGGCGATCCAGCCGCCGAACAGATTGGTGATGATGCCGCAGAATTCGTACAGCAGGAAGAGGAACGCGAGGTTGACTGGAGAGTAGCCAAGCTGGTGAAAGTGCAGCAGCACCAACATCCGCAAGGCGCCATCGGTCAGCGTGAATCCCCAGTAGGCGGCCGTCACTAGGCCGTAGCTCTTCTTGTCCATATCGCTCGTTCCATCCACTTGAGGTGCGTGCCGCTACGCCGGTTGATTCGCTGGCAAACGGTTGGCAACTTTCTTTACCAACTCCATCATCCGGTTGGCGTATCCAACCTCGTTGTCGTACCAAACGAGAATCTTCACCATCGTCTCATCGATCATCATCGTCGACGGACCGTCGACAATTCCCGAGCGGACGTCATTGACGTAATCGGCCGAGACGAGCGGTTTGGACTCAAACCCCAAAATCCCTTGCAGCGTGCTTTGGGAAGCTTCTCGCAGCAATGAATTCACCTCTTCCGCAGTCGACGGTCGTTGCAGCTCGAACACGCAATCGGTCAACGAAGAGCTCAACAACGGCACGCGAACCGCCAACCCGTTCAGCTTCCCTTCCAGTTCTGGGTAGATCATCGTGATCGCTTTTGCGGAACCGGTAGTGGTTGGGATCAGCGAGTTCAAGGCGGAACGTGCGCGCCGCAGGTCGACGTGGGGCGCGTCGACGATGACCTGCGTATTGGTGACGTCGTGCAGTGTTGTGATCACGCCATGCTTGATCCCAATCTGTTCGTGGACCACTTTGACGACCGGAGCCAGGCAGTTCGTGGTGCAGGACGCCGCGG from Rosistilla carotiformis includes the following:
- a CDS encoding glycosyltransferase family protein; this translates as MKLVVLHNHFDRGDVTQVVLNHLQALAASELPIDRVLLLHGGRDAGLSDLQSLRFPVDAISVDALSDDSSSIDQSQALTDQIAQAITAAGGSRDDTLLHFHNHSLGEHLLLPEAVAQLAEAGWPIVLQIHDFAEDYSSANYQRWIPSLAAQTPDAVERHLYPQAPNLHYVAATQRDRSLLSSLGVADTALHRLPPIAPAILESQLDQAAAKRKLTAALDLDADKPLGIYPACGSRAKNIGELLLWSAVCDEATFAIAAPPTDPIDQKMYAMWSTFARNQQLPVRFDAELVEGISRAELLAAADFLFTSSVAENGASVFLEAMLAGCPLRGRDLPAVTDDLRAAGCEFPGLAPSLSIPAAVIGQSAQPQIWEAYCAAWGWLPDGFIDALDLESVDRGPIVGDIDFARLPIGLQARAIVAAKSDRKLAGQIRDANPIMHDLPAAPGDPQPHLAANAQRAAEAFNESALVDRLTQIYRAALQSDRDAGTTAPTSAGRLFVQLASYEAFTPCRTIEL
- a CDS encoding SGNH/GDSL hydrolase family protein; this encodes MTCFAHRARADDSLTLDPANSILRGDFQNARILFEREHRGHVAFIGGSITEMNGYRPMVMESLQERFPDTKFKFTDAGISSTCSTTGAFRLQRDVLDKGPVDLFFVEFAVNDDQDAMHSRDAAIRGMEGIIRHARLHNPNADIVLTYFVNPGMLATSQQQKTPLSIAAHEAVAEHYKIPAIRLARQVASSISAGDLSWEVYGGTHPKPAGNRIAADLIDQLMDVAWKGDRNAKGANIMPHPLPEPMDVDSYFRGRLLDVADADLTAKATVKIPGWDAIPGGKRSRFTSERLLCLEGAGAECSLKFSGTAIGAYVLAGPDAATVEVSIDGGAFQPVELYHHHSKGLHYPRTVMFATDLRNDSHQIKLRVAASPEHPERQVARILNFVAN
- a CDS encoding ArsJ-associated glyceraldehyde-3-phosphate dehydrogenase; the encoded protein is MSIRIGINGFGRMGRLGFRAAWDWPDFEIVHVNEVKGGAVAAAHLLEFDTVHGRWGGEIDSSDDAIHVDGKRVGFSSYSTPGEVPWRDMGVDIVVESSGKFRTPETLAPYFEQGVQKVVVAAPVKEGALNVVMGCNDHLYNPDEHHLLTAASCTTNCLAPVVKVVHEQIGIKHGVITTLHDVTNTQVIVDAPHVDLRRARSALNSLIPTTTGSAKAITMIYPELEGKLNGLAVRVPLLSSSLTDCVFELQRPSTAEEVNSLLREASQSTLQGILGFESKPLVSADYVNDVRSGIVDGPSTMMIDETMVKILVWYDNEVGYANRMMELVKKVANRLPANQPA
- the arsJ gene encoding organoarsenical effux MFS transporter ArsJ; this translates as MDKKSYGLVTAAYWGFTLTDGALRMLVLLHFHQLGYSPVNLAFLFLLYEFCGIITNLFGGWIAARYGLRVTLFAGLASQIVALTMLSFVQQDWVAWLSVAYVMTSQAISGVAKDLTKMSSKSAVKLIVQGSDAAETESRLFKWVAILTGSKNALKGFGFLLGGVLLQWLGFAPSLRAMAAALAVVLVLSAAMLKADMGKTKAKVKFRELFSKSREINILSFARFFLFGARDVWFVVGLPVFLASQLGWSDAGVGGFLAAWVIGYGIVQASAPRFINRSAGAARAAQTWGFALFLVSLLLSLAIQMNFHPSASILIGLTVFGFVFAVNSSVQSYLILAYTDSDKVALNVGFYYMANACGRLVGTLLSGVMFLVGGLPGCLWTSTALVLAAAALTLYLPVAQRSPIPEVAG